GCGAGGCCCCCTCTCACGAGTCAGGCGGGGCGACGTTTCCTACGAGACTCCTCGGTGGGCAGCCGGTACCATGCTTCGAGCGGGCAGGTGTCGACCCACCCGCAACCCTGGCATCGCATCGTCATCCACTGCCGTGTCTCGCTCGACCACGTATTCGCCACGAGTCGGTCTTGGCGGCAGTTCGGGCACCTCATCGTCCGTCACTCTGGGCGGCACCGGACCCGACCCCTCAGGCCGCTCGTCGGAGTTCACTTCCTCGCTTCTCACTCTTGATCGTACACCCCATCCGATCCGACGCATGCAGCACCCAGTTCCCCCGCTCAGGAGCAAGACCCGTGCCGGCGCCGCCCGGGAGCACCGGGCGCCAGGGGAGGCGCCCGCCGGTCGCGGATCTGCCCGGAAGGGCGGCCGGTGGCGCGCGGCCCACGATTCACGCCCATCCCGGGTCGTCAGGCCGCCTTCGGTCGCGCTCGCTGGCGCCGACGCCGCGTCGGACGTCTCTCGAGCTCGGCCCCGCGGGCTCGCCCGGCCGCCTTCCCCAGCGGCTTCCGCACCCCCTCCAGCGATTCCCGGAGCGCCTCCATCAGGTTGACCGTCTTGGCGGCGGGCCTCGCGACCTCGGGCACCTCGATCGCCTCCCCGGCGGCTTTGGCCTTGATGATCGCCAGCAGCGTCTCCCGATACTCATCGTGAAGCTTTCGGGGCTCGAACTCCTGGGCCAAGGCGTCGATGTACTGCTCGGCGAACTTCACTTCCTGGGCCTGGGGCTTGCCGCGTGACCAGTCGGCCTCGAATGTGCGAACCTCGTCAGCGTAGTAGAGCGTGTGGAGGACCAGCACGTCGCCTGACGGCCGCAGGAGAGCGTACTGCTGGCGGTTCGCCATCACGAAGGTCACCACCGCGGCCTTGGCGGTCTTCTGGAGCGCCCTGAGAAGCACCTCGTAGGGCCTCTCCATGTCCTTCTGGGGTCCCACGAAATAGGAGCGTTCGAGGTAGATCGGATCCACGGCAGCCTGGTCGACGAACTGGACCACCGCGATGGCCCGGGTGGTCGCGCGCTCGGCCTTCTCGAAGTCCTCCTTTCCGACGATGACGTAGCCGCCATCGACCTTGTAGCCCTTCACAACCTCCTTTCGGCCGACCGGGCGGTCTTCCCGGGAGCAGTAGAGCCGATACTCGATGGGACTCTCGTCCTTGGCGTGAAGCAGATCGAGATCGAGGGTCGTGGACCGGGCGGCGACGTGGAGGTCGACCGGGATGGAAACGAGCCCGAAGGTGATGATGCCTTTCCGAACGGCGGCCATGGGCAGCTACCTCCTGGAAGGGGCCGAGCAAACGGGGTGCCAGCCTGCATCGCGGGTTCGGGAGCGCGTGGGCGGCTGCGCCGGCCGCGTCACGGAAGAACAGCAGACTCGCGCGCAGCGCCCGATGGGAGCCGCGCGCGAGTCTGTGGGGCAGGATCGCCCGAGCCGAGCTACGAGATCTTGCGAGGCCG
Above is a genomic segment from Candidatus Methylomirabilota bacterium containing:
- a CDS encoding Ku protein codes for the protein MAAVRKGIITFGLVSIPVDLHVAARSTTLDLDLLHAKDESPIEYRLYCSREDRPVGRKEVVKGYKVDGGYVIVGKEDFEKAERATTRAIAVVQFVDQAAVDPIYLERSYFVGPQKDMERPYEVLLRALQKTAKAAVVTFVMANRQQYALLRPSGDVLVLHTLYYADEVRTFEADWSRGKPQAQEVKFAEQYIDALAQEFEPRKLHDEYRETLLAIIKAKAAGEAIEVPEVARPAAKTVNLMEALRESLEGVRKPLGKAAGRARGAELERRPTRRRRQRARPKAA